TGCATGAGTGCTCTTAATTCTCTGTTTATGATGAATAagagtttctttcttcttccacgGTGGATGCAGACAAACTAAGCTGAACCATAAGCTGAACCACGTTAAACattgtgtttctttttcctttaatttctACAATTCTTTATGTTTCGACCATTTTAATTCCGTTCTGCAGCATTTTGTTACTGTAAAGGTGGTAAAAAGATCCATGCCTACGACTAAGGCAGCCAACATGATATCAAGTATACTGCTGAATGCAATGATGATCTTAGTAAGTAGGCCtattgagaaagaaaaagctcAATTGCAATTAGACCATAAATGAATCAAAATTAACAATGAAGCCAACAGGGTCTAGCATAGTAGAAAAGACCTTGATTTGCAAATTAGTGGTCTCATGTTCGAACTCACATGACATTTTAgctgtgtgtgtgagaaaacccCCCTCCcctaatatcgcttgtataaaagaaaaaacaactgAAAACAATGGTGTGGAACTAGAAATTTACAGGCCATAACACAACAGaaagataaaacaaaaaccagtTCAATTGAAAACCCCCTATTCTTGTCCTACACacagtaataataataataacccaACAATTTCTTACACTAGTAAAATTATGTCATCCTCCGTAAGCACATGTGGAAATTGATGGTAATAAGCCCACCTATGTTCTATGATTAACGACTAATTATAAATCAGATTGACAATTAATACCTCAACTGCTGGCTCAGataattacatatataatttatgatgtccatttttcacttctttgtttcttctgttGCTGCAGGCTTGGCTTGTTGTGGAGGGGAGGGTTCTGGTGGAACTCCACCATCAATGCAACTCCTACACTTGCTCTCAACCCATCCTTCTATGTCATGCTCACCACTGCCACCAAGATGCCTTCCACCACATAGCCGAGCTACAATCCCTGCAATGACACCTACTAGTGTGATCACTGCCAAAACCACCACCAGTGTCTCAATGGATCGATGCGTGTACCGTGAACTAGTCTTTGAGTCCACCACTACCACCGGCGGCGCCCCAACTTGTGACTGTGGAAGCGTCCCCATGAACATATGTATGTGCTACCTGGTGAAGATATATGGTCTGTCTTCTAACTTGGTCCTTTGGGATGTTATATGTAGAATAAAGATTCAATGAAAACTATAAGGAGGCTGAAATtaattgagaaagaaaaagggcagGATTGTAGTTCGTTAGAACattagtttattttcaagCAAAAAATACCAAGAAAGAGGTGATAAAAGCTAGACTGAGAAAATGATACTAACACAAAAGAAGGAATGATATGGTAAAGAGACCaagatgagaaagaaaaaactaagTGATGCTAAGGAGTAAAAATaatgggggagagagagagtgagagagagagagagagaacttaATTAATGGttttctgaaattgaattgttgtgtcaCTCTTACTTTTGGTACTTTGGATCTTCTTTCTGTGATTATTTCACTTCTCTATCTTTTGTAtacttttttgctttttgatttcttttctgGTTGGTGTAGTTTTGAGCTGCAGAACATGGATGAGGACCAAACGGTCTTGAAGTTTGAAAcatcattattttatataaacatTTGAGGATATTTACAACATGTCAGTGGTGTCTTGATTTTCTTTGTGACCTCCTCAAGTGGAGATAACTTTTATTTCTCTTCCCAATTTGTCCTTAGTGGTATCACATGTTAATGTCCCATATGTGACCCCCAACCACCAAGAATAATtgctgtaattttttttttcccttctttctGCCAAAGCATATTTCTCCTCTCTTAAATATGCATAGCATTCTCTTTCCAACAACATAGAAATAGAATGACTAGTTGGCTTCAAATGTGTCAGCATCTTATAAAAGTTGATAAGCATATATACAATGAATCACATGGTGAGTCTAGAGAGTAAACTTTTATTTCTCTATATTTCTCTCGTCACGTGAGGATGCATatttccttatattttttaaaccGTGAATGAGAGTAACCGTTACAAGACGACATGATATATCTGGTGACACAGGCCACTGACATCTTGCCTTATGTCAATTTGCCAGCATGAAATCCATTTCATTCAAAATCTGGGAACTTTTTGTTCCCAGCGTTTCATAAAGTAAGTCTTGCCAGTGCCCTAACATGCCATGCTGCAAAACACTCAAGCAAACAGCAAGCTTATACGGTGATTGAGTACTACAAACTGCCATGCCATCATATTGATTCTTTTGCAGAAAATAGTATATTCTGGAAAGAAGGTTAAACAGTGGCTGTACTGTACTTGGCACCATATGCTGTCACACACATCACAAGAAGCActcatctcttttttctcatatgcatatatatatttccacTCTATATTTTCTggttgccttttttttttttttgttgttgttgttgttgttgttgttgttgttttgaaattttgatcaAGTGTTCAAccgaaaaaaaattgagattgAAGCATGCCTCagttttaaattaataaacccCTATTTATTAGTTCTTCGTCCCATAATATtttatagggtttttttttttttttaatcacgaATGGTCCATATATTATGTCAACTCGAATAGTTCATACATTGTTCAAATTCGATCAATGTCGTCCCACTGCTCTAACTAACTAACTAGATTAATTCGCATCTGCTATGTTGCCCTTCTTAATTAAGAAGAATTGAACCATGATACAATCAATCACTGagtcaaagaaagaaacaaataaaagattaTTCCGCAATGGAAAGGAAAACATCTGCAAGTTATTTTTCCCTTCAATGTAAGAGAAATGGAAATTATTGCCAAGAACACATACAAGATTTCTACAAATAGAATTCTTCGGTGGATCTTCCCCAATGGTACGTTAGCATCTCTCCAATTGAGGACAATTTTCAATCGTAAGTTCTAGAGGATGCACCTCCTCTGGCAAATACAACAATTTTCAGCACGATTCAAGGACCAGCTTTCTAAGCGATGTGAAACTTGTCAACCACCCTGGTAATGCCTCCAAATTGTCACAGTGTATAATATAGCAGTCTTGTAGGGTTTTGGCAGCTCCTTGCAACCATTTGGGCAATGCCAACATCTTTGGTACGCCATCTATAACCAATTTTTTGAGCCTCGGTGCAATTACTTGACAGTTTCCATTCACCAATTCAAGCCTtttacatttatatattacAAGGGTACGCAATGTAGCAAGATAACTCATATCACTTGGCAAAGACATTAGATTTCCACAATTCCAAATACAAAGAAACCGAAGTGATTTCAAGCATCCGACTCCGTTCTCCAAAAAACTTGTTTGCTTTGTGGTTAAGAAAAGGAGtctgaggcaagtcaagttgCTTCTAGGCAAGTTTTCAAGATTCTCACTCACATCCAAGAAGGCCTAGGCTTTGCAAGCTCTGTAACTTGCAAATTGTGTTGGGGAGTTTCTTGATTTCATCATTACCAGCTAAGTCCAGATATCTCAAATGCTTTAGGGTACCAATGGAACTTGGCAACCCTTTTAATGATAGATCAAACAAGCCAAGCATACGCAGATATTTGAATCTTGAAAGGCATGTGTGAAAGAAGGATTCATCAATAATTATACCCCGAGCCGTTAAGGTTCGCACTTTGTTCAGCTTTCTCAGCATCGTTGAACCATTTGGGCAAAGTTCCAGAACTGGCAAATGTCTAACATTTTCAGAGATGTTTTCGGTGCTAGAGTTTACTATAGAGAGCTCACCTTCTGCAAGTGATTGTACAAGGTCGTGGATAAGATCATGCATGGAAATTCTGTAGCTGAGATTATAGTGATAGTCCACAAGTTCAACATGCTCAAAGAAAGATCTCTCCCATAACTCTTTGAAATATAGATTGCCAACATCTTCTAGCTCTAGATTTTCATGATCCCTTGGTTGAAGGATTCCATGTGCCATCCAACAATAGATCAAGTCCAAGCTATAATATCCAAACATACCCTTTGGAAGAAGTAAACAGTAAGCAAGACAATTTTTCAAATGAGAAGGCAGTTGAGTATAACTCAATCTTAAAGCAGGTAAAATGTGACCAGCACCTTCTCGTTCTAATTCCCATATCTCAGAATCTCTTATCAATTTCCATTTGCGTCATCAGTCTTCAAGTACAATTGACTCTTGTTAGTTTAAGGGAGAAGAGGTTTAGAGAATGGTTGGTAGTGTTTAGGACAAAAGCTTAACTTGGAAAGGAAAACTTTTGAAAGTGTAACAaagtagttttattttatcgATTGAAATAGGAAAGGTACAAGGTTTTAATACTTGAGTTGGCTGATGGCTAGAGTTGGACAGCTGTAGTTTTTTAGCTTGATTACTTTGAGAGGCTATAGGCTTATTTATAGAGAAACTAAGTCGGCAACTTTGCTTTGGACGTTGCACAGTAACCGACTTTTCCAAAGTCATTTTCAACCCCAAGTTGTCTTCTAATTCTATATTTCTCTAATTATAATACATTATATAATTAGAAGGATGTTTCTAGTGATGACTTTAACTTGTCAACTTCTCTCAATTTTTCTAGATTATTCTATATTATTCAAGACACAAGTGTGCATTAATTTTAACAACTCCCTAAGTTTCTCACCGCCAACGGAGCCCCTCCGCACTTTCTCACAATATCTTTTCCTTCAAAGGGGTTTGGATGTTTCTTCTCATCGTCTTCTACAAATGCACATTTTACAAATAAAGACAAGCAATGCTCATAAGAGAGACCTTTTAAATTAATGTATGTTCGAACTGTGCCCATGACTGAAGCAACTGAGATATTACGCGTCGTCACTAAAATTTTACTTCCTAATTTGGCTCCCTCTATCAATACATCTCTGAACTCACTCCATTTTACACGATCGTCAATCCACACATCATCCAAGACAAGCAAAAATTTCTTATCCTTCAAAGCGTCGCGTAGCTTTCCTTGCAATTGATCTATAGACAACTTATCACTGATTTCTGTATCTAATGCAGAACAAAGAATCTCTTTTGTTAGTCTAATAATATCAAATTCTACTGAAACATACACCCACGTCCTCAATTCAAAGTTCCTAACAACCCTTTCATCATTGTATAGCAATTTGGCTAGTGTGGTCTTCCCCAAACCTCGAATTCCCACTATTGGAATGACAAAAACATTCTTATTGTTGCCACTTCGGTTATCACCTTGTTGCAGCAGAAGAtcaacaatttcttttttctcagaGTCTCTACCAATAACCTCCGAAGGACGAACAAAGGAGTGGGTCATGTTCTCTCTCATCATCATGTTCTTTACACTACTATGATGATCATCATGATTTCTTCCATGATGGTCAATAGATAGAGAGAAGATCAAATATAGCCTTATTAGCTTTAACTCATCTAACCTCTCCCTAATCCCCTTGATCTGATGACCTGCTTTTAAACGGAACGCCAATGGATTAGAAGGCGATCCAACAAATCCTCGGCATCAAGAAACTCATCTTTAAGTTGTCGTAGCCAACTGCGTAGCTCCTTGTTATGTGCTTGCTTCTCTTCAGCGTCCAAGAGCACAGCTTTGATGGCTGACATGGTGCGCCCCAGCTTCTGCAGGTCTGCTTTGACGCCCCATACCAAGCAAATCTCATCGTAGGCAATGGAGCTTAGCTTTTCAATGAGTTTGCTTGCCAACTCAAAGGCAACATCAGCCATGGTTTTTTCGATAAGGTGAATACAGAGGGTATGAATCAATTGACTGCAAATGTGCCTTCAAATACAAACCACACTTTTGCTTGCCGATCACATACAGTAGTCAACGGTGGGAACAATTTTGTACACAGCTGATATTTCATTcagtattttatttattatgtttaaagCTTAAGTTGTTCTTTTAAGTAATTTCATACGAGATAAATGTGCAATTAAGATTAATTATAAGCATTGAATGGGGAAATAATGAGGGGAGTGAAATTGACAACACTCATTCAGTGGATGTGTACAATAATTATGCcgactttttttattttttttattttttttgtaataaataCTACTCGCCAACGAGGTCTAACCGAGTGGAAAAGGATTTTGACTTGCAGATCAATAATCTCAACTTCAAATTCCTCATGACACCTTGATAGTGTGTGCccccttataatttaaactattaCTTGTAttatgtaaaaaataaaataaaatgaaatagaCTACGTAAGTGTGGGTGGTTAAATAATTAGGaatgactttttcttttgcttgacaataaataaatacgaccGGGGCACAACAATTTTGAATAGAAGATGtcatatcatattatttttatattggcAAATCTTGTATATATTGCCCTTGTTCTAACTATAATGGCAAAGTGGAGAAACATCTCCTATGCTATTCACATTGACATGGTTGCATGATGCTTTAGCTGCTTTCCCTCCTTCGCGCTGGAGATTAATACCT
Above is a genomic segment from Prunus dulcis chromosome 7, ALMONDv2, whole genome shotgun sequence containing:
- the LOC117635324 gene encoding uncharacterized protein LOC117635324, translated to MGTLPQSQVGAPPVVVVDSKTSSRYTHRSIETLVVVLAVITLVGVIAGIVARLCGGRHLGGSGEHDIEGWVESKCRSCIDGGVPPEPSPPQQAKPAATEETKK